The following are from one region of the Paenibacillus sp. KS-LC4 genome:
- a CDS encoding S-layer homology domain-containing protein, whose protein sequence is MIGNKASKRISVALVFAMVLSIFSTNYIAFGAEAASSVSFTDIEKSYAKDEVSALVEKGILGGYGDGSFKPSNSITRAELAKVLVLALGKEQDAASAAPFKDVDSSSWYSGYVGALVKSGITQGISADQFAPNKTVTREELAVFFIRAFGLEQAAQAVPLDEKLSDLSTVSTWAKSYVSFAYQIGFIKGVANADGTTRFNPAGVADRQALARLAYEFVFNKTTYDLAAASLGAAATPAPSATPTPTNPPKSSDSSSGGSGGNSGGSNGGNNGGSTSTSINTAGEHALGAVTGDVRIYAADVTLKNTTITGNLFLESSIGNGDVTLENVTVSGSTTINGGGPNSIHVQNSTLATVIVNKQDGSIRLVLESGTDVQQVTISSGAILETQPGVGQVGNINISRSVPHNAQVALNGVFNSVSVYAEQAAITLGENGSIGQLDVFASALNTIFHLEQGSNVANAVLDAVVSFLGQGAITDAVVNADGVDFSSLPSQPNLQADPAVSSIIAEPAQGFELSAIGATRQIVATGVKNTANAKDITTHSSWTSSDASVAEVVYGKVKAVGEGTTFITATYGLYNVQVPVTVAVYEQGYPTISAVQVTNGAVDVAFDQQVDDVSLSDFAISATLNGAAYALSGLQYADGKITFNPVQSYGSTLYVHIEANETKTKFAGSQGGAVKLTGFGGQIIDVARNPVANLTIEFRKGLGATSGPVVGTAVTDANGKYYIYLAPGIYTGELGGVGTSYVTTYMTAVSAVNVNNQNENQTAIGIPSENETRIVLTWGKDPADLDSHLIGPAAQGGIFHTWYGSKIYYYNNIKMVDLDLDDVTSYGPETTTIRKDTNGTYTFYVHHFSGASTISASGAKVEVYRGSSPTPIKVYEVPTDRGNELYWTVFTMTITEGQVTFTDVNTFSNTSPAGGLSFVDNNQRPSEEPEQEEEQEPQPEQEPQPEQQPEQQPDPQAAP, encoded by the coding sequence CGTTTACAGACATTGAGAAATCTTATGCCAAGGATGAAGTAAGCGCTCTAGTAGAAAAAGGTATACTCGGCGGTTATGGCGATGGCAGCTTTAAGCCTTCAAACTCCATTACACGCGCGGAGCTAGCTAAAGTGCTTGTGCTTGCTCTAGGTAAAGAGCAGGATGCCGCAAGCGCAGCACCCTTCAAGGATGTGGACAGCAGCAGCTGGTATAGCGGCTATGTTGGCGCACTGGTGAAATCCGGCATTACGCAAGGTATTTCCGCCGACCAGTTCGCTCCGAACAAAACCGTTACACGCGAAGAGCTGGCTGTATTTTTTATTCGTGCATTTGGCTTGGAGCAGGCTGCTCAAGCGGTACCGCTGGATGAGAAGCTTTCGGACCTCTCCACTGTATCCACATGGGCGAAAAGCTATGTTTCCTTCGCCTATCAAATCGGCTTCATTAAAGGCGTAGCTAACGCAGACGGTACAACTCGCTTCAACCCTGCAGGCGTAGCTGATCGACAAGCTTTGGCTCGTCTAGCCTATGAGTTCGTCTTCAATAAGACAACCTACGATCTAGCTGCCGCTTCGCTTGGTGCAGCTGCTACACCAGCGCCGTCTGCTACACCAACTCCAACAAACCCGCCGAAGTCATCAGACAGCAGCAGCGGTGGTAGTGGTGGAAATAGCGGCGGGAGCAATGGCGGAAATAACGGTGGTTCGACGAGCACTTCCATTAATACCGCAGGTGAGCACGCGCTCGGTGCAGTCACAGGCGATGTGCGCATCTATGCTGCCGATGTAACGCTTAAAAACACAACGATTACGGGTAATCTGTTCTTGGAAAGCAGCATCGGCAATGGCGATGTAACGCTCGAGAACGTTACCGTTAGCGGATCGACGACCATTAATGGCGGCGGCCCCAACAGTATTCATGTACAAAACTCCACACTGGCAACTGTCATTGTAAATAAGCAAGACGGAAGCATTCGTCTTGTATTGGAGAGCGGAACGGATGTCCAGCAGGTTACCATTAGCTCCGGCGCTATTCTTGAAACACAGCCAGGGGTTGGACAGGTTGGAAACATCAACATCTCACGCAGCGTTCCACATAATGCTCAGGTTGCGTTAAACGGCGTATTTAATTCGGTTTCCGTCTATGCCGAGCAAGCGGCGATCACGCTTGGCGAGAACGGCTCCATCGGTCAACTGGATGTATTCGCAAGCGCACTGAATACTATTTTCCACCTGGAACAAGGCTCAAATGTTGCAAATGCCGTTCTTGATGCGGTCGTTTCCTTCCTTGGACAAGGTGCGATTACTGACGCGGTCGTCAATGCAGATGGCGTGGACTTCAGCTCGCTGCCAAGCCAGCCAAACCTGCAAGCCGATCCTGCCGTTTCCAGCATCATTGCGGAGCCTGCACAAGGCTTTGAGCTTTCAGCAATTGGAGCAACTCGTCAAATCGTAGCGACAGGCGTGAAAAACACAGCTAACGCTAAAGATATTACGACACATTCAAGCTGGACCAGCTCAGATGCATCCGTAGCCGAAGTCGTGTACGGTAAGGTTAAAGCAGTTGGAGAAGGTACAACCTTCATTACAGCTACCTATGGCTTGTATAATGTACAGGTTCCTGTAACGGTAGCCGTTTATGAGCAAGGGTACCCGACGATTTCGGCGGTACAAGTGACGAACGGCGCAGTTGATGTTGCTTTTGATCAGCAAGTAGATGATGTGAGCCTGTCTGATTTCGCCATTTCCGCAACGCTGAACGGTGCAGCATATGCGCTGAGCGGCTTGCAATATGCGGACGGCAAAATTACCTTTAATCCGGTTCAAAGCTATGGCTCTACATTGTACGTTCATATTGAAGCAAATGAAACCAAAACCAAGTTCGCAGGAAGCCAAGGCGGCGCAGTTAAACTGACAGGCTTTGGCGGTCAAATTATTGATGTTGCCCGCAATCCTGTAGCTAACCTGACGATTGAGTTCCGCAAAGGACTCGGCGCTACAAGCGGCCCTGTTGTTGGTACAGCTGTAACCGATGCTAACGGAAAATATTACATTTATTTAGCTCCTGGCATTTACACAGGTGAGCTCGGCGGCGTAGGCACATCATATGTAACGACCTATATGACCGCAGTATCAGCTGTCAATGTAAATAACCAGAATGAAAACCAAACTGCAATCGGCATCCCATCCGAAAATGAAACGCGCATCGTGTTGACATGGGGCAAGGACCCTGCTGATCTGGATTCACATCTGATCGGACCGGCTGCACAGGGCGGAATCTTTCACACTTGGTATGGGAGTAAAATTTATTATTATAACAATATAAAAATGGTTGATCTAGACTTGGATGATGTAACCTCGTATGGACCTGAAACCACAACGATCCGTAAAGACACAAACGGCACGTATACTTTCTATGTGCATCACTTCTCTGGAGCAAGCACGATTTCGGCATCTGGTGCAAAAGTTGAAGTGTACCGTGGTTCTTCCCCTACACCAATTAAAGTGTACGAAGTACCAACCGATAGAGGCAATGAGCTCTATTGGACTGTATTCACGATGACGATTACGGAGGGTCAAGTGACATTCACGGATGTTAACACCTTCTCGAATACGAGTCCTGCAGGAGGTCTGAGCTTTGTAGATAACAATCAAAGACCTTCTGAAGAACCAGAGCAAGAAGAAGAGCAGGAGCCACAACCCGAGCAAGAGCCTCAGCCTGAGCAGCAACCAGAGCAACAGCCTGATCCACAAGCTGCACCTTAA